The window cttgtttaatagtagtgtaGAGATTGTTTGACGGTTAGATTGGAATAAGTTAGCCTAATCGTGAGGCTGTGATTACTTGGTGTTGTTGTGTGTACGTTAGACGAGGTGCACTTAGAGAAGATAATGGTTGCTTGTTTAATAATAGTAGAGATAGATAGACTAAGTAAGTAAGTAGTAGTACAATTTGTTGAGAAGAAAGAAGGATGACCGTTCGATTTTAATCTAATGACCAAACCACCGACGACGGATATACGCGCGCGCGCATGGCTTCAACTTGTATCGTCTACCGTCGCGTTGCATTTGCACTCCCTCAGGGCAAAAGAAACGAGAAACAAAAATTAGCACGAACGGAAGTCGATGATATACGGACATACATAATGCCGCAAGACCACTTTGCATGGAGTCTGTTTTATTAACTTGTCGAGCCCATACATAGATTACTATCATCAGGCCCTCTTGGACCCTGGTCCACCATAGAAAATACGCATACCTAAATCCTTTGTAACTTCAAATCCATCGGCGGTGTATTTGGACCGATCGCTCGACCCATGCTTCACTCGGGATTTATCCGGAGTCACAAACCAGCCCTTATCATCGGCAATCTCGATGCTTTCCATGAACGCCGCTTTTCCGAATCCTTCCGAAGCAAATTTCCCGCTACCCATTTGCGGAGAGTTTGATGCGGCAGTCGGCCCCTCAACCTGTCCGCCCCAGAACGCGAAATTACCCTTGTATCTAATGAATTTGAATAATCCGCCTGGCCAATATCCAATTGGTATTTTATTGACACTCACCCACCAATGGCCTGATGTCGGCTCCTAAAATAATAATTCAATATTAATTAGTTCATTATATGCCCATAAATAAACTAACAATTAGTTAATTCATACAAGGTGCTTGAGAAATCGCAAATtttaagaatgacataataccttgAATATTTGAATGTCTACTACTTTCTGTACTCCACCATAGATAGAGGATGGTTGTATTCTTGACCCAGGACCAACGTTGTGGTGGACTTGAACATATCCAGGACAGCTGAAGTCAACGCATGACTTCTTTGAATACCCATCGTACTGTGAAGTTTGTTCCAAGGCCAAAAACAAAAGCAAAATATCAACATACATTATTAATTCCTTATCATGCAAATATATAGCCAATAATAGCCTGTATGTATCCAAATAATAGTATGCATTACGTACCCAAGCAACATGAAATCTAACAAAAGCATCACGACTCAATGTTGGAGATACCCGAAGACCAGCGCCCATCCGATCCGTGTGTTGTCCTCCTCCATTTTCAATATTTATCCAAAGTGCACTAGAATCCTGGCTACCTTTATTAACCTTTGGCTCCCAAACATTTATTAGAGCACGCGCCCCAAATAAATCACCAATGTATCTGAGTCCCGCCCTCTGCAAGAAATAAAAGTAACATCT is drawn from Triticum dicoccoides isolate Atlit2015 ecotype Zavitan chromosome 6B, WEW_v2.0, whole genome shotgun sequence and contains these coding sequences:
- the LOC119324741 gene encoding uncharacterized protein LOC119324741, whose amino-acid sequence is MKGTQAISVTLLMSFLILATRGKDVRYRMQEEDSTQILTYQGVNKTIQMEDGDVYDCIDVYKQPAFNHPLLKDHKIQMKPSSFPVWKDTQTFPSDSFSQVQPSIIKCPTGTIPILRSNGSSTIATHNIDGLKNDMQWERAGLRYIGDLFGARALINVWEPKVNKGSQDSSALWINIENGGGQHTDRMGAGLRVSPTLSRDAFVRFHVAWYDGYSKKSCVDFSCPGYVQVHHNVGPGSRIQPSSIYGGVQKVVDIQIFKEPTSGHWWVSVNKIPIGYWPGGLFKFIRYKGNFAFWGGQVEGPTAASNSPQMGSGKFASEGFGKAAFMESIEIADDKGWFVTPDKSRVKHGSSDRSKYTADGFEVTKDLGMRIFYGGPGSKRA